The proteins below come from a single Cricetulus griseus strain 17A/GY chromosome 6, alternate assembly CriGri-PICRH-1.0, whole genome shotgun sequence genomic window:
- the Slc25a25 gene encoding calcium-binding mitochondrial carrier protein SCaMC-2 isoform X1, whose product MLCLCLYVPIIGEAQTEFQYFESKGLPAELKSIFKLSVFIPSQEFSTYRQWKQKIVQAGDKDLDGQLDFEEFVHYLQDHEKKLRLVFKSLDKKNDGRIDAQEIMQSLRDLGVKISEQQAEKILKSMDKNGTMTIDWNEWRDYHLLHPVENIPEIILYWKHSTIFDVGENLTVPDEFTVEERQTGMWWRHLVAGGGAGAVSRTCTAPLDRLKVLMQVHASRSNNMCIVGGFTQMIREGGAKSLWRGNGINVIKIAPESAIKFMAYEQMKRLVGSDQETLRIHERLVAGSLAGAIAQSSIYPMEVLKTRMALRKTGQYSGMLDCARRILAKEGVAAFYKGYIPNMLGIIPYAGIDLAVYETLKNTWLQRYAVNSADPGVFVLLACGTISSTCGQLASYPLALVRTRMQAQASIEGAPEVTMSSLFKQILRTEGAFGLYRGLAPNFMKVIPAVSISYVVYENLKITLGVQSR is encoded by the exons ATGCTCTGCCTGTGCCTGTATGTGCCGATCATTGGGGAGGCCCAAACTGAATTCCAGTACTTTGAATCCAAGGGGCTTCCCGCAGAGCTGAAATCCATCTTCAAACTCAGTGTCTTTATCCCCTCGCAGGAGTTCTCCACCTACCGACAATGGAAGCAG AAAATTGTGCAAGCAGGTGACAAGGACCTTGATGGGCAACTGGACTTTGAAGAGTTTGTACATTACCTCCAAGATCATGAGAAAAAACTGAGGCTGGTGTTCAAGAGTCTGGACAAAAAGAATGATG GACGAATCGACGCTCAAGAGATCATGCAGTCCCTGCGGGACTTGGGCGTCAAGATCTCTGAACAGCAAGCAGAGAAGATTCTTAAGAG CATGGATAAGAATGGCACGATGACCATCGACTGGAATGAGTGGAGGGACTACCACCTCTTGCACCCTGTGGAGAATATCCCTGAGATCATCCTGTACTGGAAGCACTCAACG ATCTTCGATGTTGGTGAGAACCTGACAGTCCCAGATGAGTTCACAGTGGAAGAGAGGCAGACAGGGATGTGGTGGAGGCACCTGGTGGCCGGAGGTGGGGCAGGGGCAGTTTCCAGAACATGCACTGCTCCCCTGGACAGACTGAAGGTGCTCATGCAG GTCCATGCCTCCCGCAGCAACAATATGTGCATCGTCGGCGGATTTACACAGATGATTCGGGAAGGGGGAGCCAAGTCTCTCTGGCGGGGCAATGGCATCAATGTCATCAAAATTGCCCCCGAGTCGGCCATCAAATTCATGGCATATGAGCAG ATGAAGCGCCTTGTTGGTAGTGATCAGGAGACACTGAGGATCCATGAAAGGCTTGTGGCTGGCTCCTTGGCTGGGGCCATTGCCCAGAGTAGTATCTACCCAATGGAG GTTTTGAAGACCCGAATGGCCCTGCGGAAGACAGGCCAGTACTCGGGCATGTTGGACTGTGCCAGGAGGATCTTGGCTAAAGAGGGTGTAGCTGCTTTCTACAAAGGTTACATCCCCAACATGCTGGGGATCATCCCCTATGCTGGCATCGATCTAGCTGTCTATGAG ACACTGAAAAATACCTGGCTACAGCGCTATGCAGTGAACAGTGCAGACCCTGGTGTGTTTGTTCTCTTGGCCTGTGGCACTATCTCCAGTACCTGTGGCCAGCTGGCCAGCTACCCACTAGCCTTGGTCAGGACCCGGATGCAGGCACAAG CTTCCATTGAGGGTGCGCCCGAGGTAACCATGAGCAGCCTCTTCAAACAGATTCTGCGGACTGAGGGGGCCTTTGGGCTATACAGGGGGCTGGCCCCCAACTTCATGAAGGTGATTCCAGCTGTGAGCATTAGCTACGTGGTATACGAGAACCTGAAGATCACACTGGGCGTGCAATCTCGGTGA